Part of the Candidatus Woesearchaeota archaeon genome is shown below.
AGAAGAAGAAAAGGAACGTGCTTACTAAGAGGAATAAGATATCAAAGGTTATTTGAGCAGGCAAAAGAACTGGTTTAATTACTGCGGTAAGTCCTAGGATAAGAAAAATGTTCAAAATATTGGAACCAATAATGTTTCCAACAAGGATGTCTACGTTTTTCTTCATTGCAGAGACAATAGTGGTTACCAGTTCTGGAAGAGATGTTCCAAACGCAACAATGGTTGCTGAAATAAGAAATTCAGATACTCCCAACGTCTTTGCAACGTATATCGCACCATCAACAACCCACTCCCCGCCGATAAACAGACCAATGGCACCAATGCCTATTTGCGTAAGTAATTTGGTGAAAGTGGCTGAAACACCGTCAAGAGAGGGGACCCTTGAGGACCGTGCAATTTCAAAAAGGTAGTAGACGAAGATGCCAAAGAATAGCAATAGCATAATCCCATCAATACGCGAGAGTTGGCTTGGCGTAATGTGGTCTATATAGGCATCATTTGCAAGCGTTGCAAGAGCAACAACTGCAAGGATATTGAACGGGATCTCTTTAAAGACGGTGTCTTGTTTAACACTAATAGAATAGATGATTGCACCTACTCCCAACACGAGAAGAGTGTTTGCAAGATTGGAACCAATAACATTACCAAATGCAAGATCAGAACTACCTTCAAACGCGGCAAAAATATTTACCATAAGCTCAGGAAGGGATGTTCCTAAAGAAACAATAGTAAGACCTACTATGAGTTCAGAAACACCTAGTTTTCTTGCAAGCGAAGATGCTCCCTCAATAAGAAGATCTGCTCCCTTAACAAGAAAGAAGATTCCTGCTATGAGGAAGAAAAGCTCTAAGATCATCCTGCAAGACCTCTGAGCAAGAATCCTATACCATAACTAATTCCTGCTGCAAGCCAGCCTACAAGGAGTAGTTCAAGGGTAGATCTTGTCTTACTCATCTCAACAACATACCCTTTTACAACACCTATGACGATGAAAGCAAGAGTGGTGAAGATAATAGAGAGCATGAAAAGATTGCTAAGAGGGTAAAATAGTGATATCAGATAGGGAAGAAGAGGAATACTTCCAATGAGGATGAATGCAAGAAAAGTCATAAGGGCAGAAGACGCAGGGGATTTATTATTGGTTGCGTGAAGGTTGTACTTGTGCGCGAGAATTGCTGAGAGAAATGTTTTTTTCTGCTTGGTAAGATGATCTATGATGTTATTGAGAAGAGCGGGCGGAAATTCCCTGTCCGAGAGGCTTTGTTTAAGAATTGTTTTTTGCAAAGCAGGCTCCTTTTCAATAAGGAGTTTTTCTCTTTGTTTAATACGTTGCTCATTCTCCCGTTCTGCTCGTGAGGCAAGAAATGATGAAGCGCCCATAGAAAACCCATCTGCAAGAAGATTCGCAAGACCAAGAATAATAACAATTGAAGGGGCAAGAGCTGCCCCTGCCACACCTGAAACTACTGCGAAGGTTGTAACAGTGCCGTCAGTTCCTCCGTAGACGAAGTCCGAGATGTAGCTTTTGAGTTTATCGCTATCCATCTATCTGCTCATCTACTTTTTACAACAATGTTTTCCTGGGCAAGCACAGGAGAACAGTGAGAGTCCATAGAGGACAAGAATGATCCCGATGAACATTGCCCAGCTAACCCAGCCCCAGTACGCGTTAGCAATAACTAAAAGTCCAAGTAGCGTTGTGCAGAAAGGACAACTCACAGCAGTCCTACAACAATTCATAGAGCAAGAATCTTTTTTTGGTTTTTCTTTCATGAAAATCACCTCTTTTTAATGCAGTGATGCAAAGTTAATTTATAAATGTGTGGTTGTTTAGTCAAACAAGTTTTGGTGTATTATGTGATAGTAGCGCATAAGGTCGACGAGATGATGGTGGATATTGGGAGGATAGTGAAAGTCTCTAAGTGAATCCGCACACTCTATTGATAAGAATTCTTTGCTCTTCTCATAAGGAAGTGAAAATACGGTATAGGTATGCACACAAAAGGGGATGATGTCTTGAGGTCGCTCTCTGATTAGGAGACCCACGTTTCGAGGGGTTACACGCACACCGTTAAGGACAAGAGTTGAGTTAAGAACAATATCTGCAAGTGTTCCTTGCTCTACTTCGTCATGTTGCTCCATGGCGTGAAGAAGGTAGAGTCCTATTCTTGCTTTTTGCGCATTAACGTCGTCCATGCAATCAGCAATGCCAAGTGATGCGAACCTGGGATCAAGCATTATGATTGCTGTGCATGTATTGCTTTGAGTACTTTGTCAAGGGTGTAGAAAAGATTGAAATCCGTAA
Proteins encoded:
- a CDS encoding sodium:calcium antiporter — encoded protein: MILELFFLIAGIFFLVKGADLLIEGASSLARKLGVSELIVGLTIVSLGTSLPELMVNIFAAFEGSSDLAFGNVIGSNLANTLLVLGVGAIIYSISVKQDTVFKEIPFNILAVVALATLANDAYIDHITPSQLSRIDGIMLLLFFGIFVYYLFEIARSSRVPSLDGVSATFTKLLTQIGIGAIGLFIGGEWVVDGAIYVAKTLGVSEFLISATIVAFGTSLPELVTTIVSAMKKNVDILVGNIIGSNILNIFLILGLTAVIKPVLLPAQITFDILFLLVSTFLFFFLLLGKGARLRRKHGIIFVLSYLFYVGFIVMRG